A stretch of Eriocheir sinensis breed Jianghai 21 chromosome 68, ASM2467909v1, whole genome shotgun sequence DNA encodes these proteins:
- the LOC126988183 gene encoding cuticle protein AM1199-like isoform X5, producing the protein MKFYTAALVLSLAAVVACHPGFDFEGDDQSHDQTGEAGSNVEGSYRWTSPEGEEFFVRYVADELGYRVMESNAVPHDADGTSADGNQGSFSGEDGDGEGGERK; encoded by the exons acCGCCGCCCTGGTCCTGTCCCTCGCCGCCGTGGTCGCGTGTCACCCCGGCTTTGACTTCGAGGGCGACGACCAGAGCCACGACCAGACCGGCGAGGCGGGGAGCAACGTGGAGGGGagctacag GTGGACGTCCCCGGAGGGCGAGGAGTTCTTCGTGCGCTACGTGGCGGACGAGCTGGGCTACCGCGTGATGGAGAGCAACGCCGTGCCGCACGACGCCGACGGCACCTCCGCGGACGGCAACCAGGGCTCCTTCAGCGGCGAGGACGGCGACGGGGAGGGCGGcgagaggaagtga
- the LOC126988183 gene encoding cuticle protein AM1199-like isoform X4, translating to MKFYTAALVLSLAAVVACHPGFDFEGDDQSHDQTGEAGSNVEGSYRWTSPEGEEFFVRYVADELGYRVMESNAVPHDADGTSADGNQGSFSGEDGDGEGGERK from the exons ATGAAGTTCTAC acCGCCGCCCTGGTCCTGTCCCTCGCCGCCGTGGTCGCGTGTCACCCCGGCTTTGACTTCGAGGGCGACGACCAGAGCCACGACCAGACCGGCGAGGCGGGGAGCAACGTGGAGGGGagctacag GTGGACGTCCCCGGAGGGCGAGGAGTTCTTCGTGCGCTACGTGGCGGACGAGCTGGGCTACCGCGTGATGGAGAGCAACGCCGTGCCGCACGACGCCGACGGCACCTCCGCGGACGGCAACCAGGGCTCCTTCAGCGGCGAGGACGGCGACGGGGAGGGCGGcgagaggaagtga